The DNA segment CAAGAGAGTATATCTGAAGATATTACAGGTGACCTAGCTGCAGCTGTCAGAAAGTCATGGTCTGAGTCACAAGATAACCCGTTGCTCCTAAACTTTAATAATTCCCCCATAGGTACTCCCACTGATAGGTACTCCCCTGAACCAGTTATGATGGAGGGAAATGCAATGAATCCTCCATCGCTTGTGAGGGAGTCTgcacaacaacagcaaagACGTTATGCATCTTCCCAATCTCGCGAAAAATCTGACCAGCAACAGCAAGATTACCAGTTGTTTAAGCATCATTATTCTTTGGGGCAGGAAACAAGAGAATCTGTTTCCGATATTCTCAACGACTTGACTCTAGGATCCCCAGAGCCAAGCGAAAGGATATCACCAATAGGACAACCATCGGTGGATATTCCTCCTCTTACCACAAGGCGTAGTTCTATCCAGGATGTCCAATGGATAAGACATTTACTTAATCCGAGAAGTTCATTTTCTGGTGCGTCTGCCAATGAACCAACTAGCCCCCCTGATGATTTTCTTAATCAGAGCAGAGCCTGGATAACAATATTACATGATTCATCGGCAGAATCGTTACAGGCTGTTATCGTGTTAGCCGAATCATTGAAGAATGTCAGTTCCCAATATAATCTTTGGGTGCTGCATTCTAGTGACGTTAATGCTTTTCAATTAACTCAAATAGGAATAAAAACATTGATAATAGATGAGTATATcaatttgtttttgaattttgggAGTGGCTCGGGCTTCAGTGGAAGCACACAAGCAACCGAAACCAAGGACGAATTGAATTTCAAATGGTGTAagttatttcttttcttttctctaatCGATCGGTTTGAACTGATCTGCTATTTATCCCCCACATGTTTGGtattaaaaaatatcgATGAGCTGCTGGAGAGCACCGAAGTTTCTGATGagattgataatgaaacaTGTGTTTTGCTATCTAATAGGGTGAATCATATAAATGGAGATCTCAGTAGCATAGAGCAAGACCAAAATCCTGGAAATTATGATGAGGATCCTCAAATCATTATTCTAAAGCCTAACCGGGCGGTGGCGATGTGTATTAAGGAATATTTCACTATATACGGGAATGATGAAAGTAAAAGATCCAtgtttcatcaaatgaACGATTTACAAATAATGAAAGCACTATTTGGAGATAAATGGGGTTACATAGATAGCGGTGGCTACTGTGCTATTCCTATGACTAGTATACCGGCGGCCAATTTAAGCTATAAGATAGTCGAGTTCAAAATTCTAAAACCCTGGGAAAGACAGAACTATATAACTGCTGGTCAACATCCAGAGTCTATTATGAACAAATGGCTAGATCTTTGGCGCGACTTTTTGAACCAAGCAAATTAAACAAAACACTATCAGTTTCCTGTACTTCGTCAATATTCATTCAAGTCAATCCGGCACCTTCTTCACATCTAATTCATCATACTTCATAACGTCTTCCCCTTTTAGTGCAATTTTTGGTTGCACTCTACTAGGGACAACGAGAAACATTGCTTAAACGTGCTCGCACGTCATATCTGTAATCAGTTTATCCTTGTATACTATTATACAGTCATCTCTTAACTTTTGTCTTGGTTCTCTTCCTTGCCTTTACCGTATATAAAATTCTAAAgctattttttatttatgtttACATTCTCGCGGCCTGGCTAGGATTTGCTTGAATAGAAAAATGTTTGTGCAGAACTAATTCTTGATTACATCAAAGAGCAAAACTGTATACTTCAACTGAATttcatttcatcttcacttTAAACTGCTAGGGTAATTGAAGTGACGTATTCAAAATGAATTTTGACAATGACAGCCAGAAACAAGTTTTCGATAAGCTTAAAAAGGCAATTCCTGGCATCATCAAGGAAAAATGTGCCGGATATGATGAATTATACGGTTATAAGTTGAACTCCCAAGGTCCAACTGCGGAGGAAGTTGAGAAATATTACGACGGGAAGATTGCCGATTGTTTAATTTATAAACTTTGTAAAGCATACCAATTTGAGTATAGCACTATTGTGCAAAATCTGGTCGATATTTTGAACTGGAGGAAGAAGTTCAATCCACTAAGTTGTGCCTACAAGGAAGTTCATAATACAGAACTGCAAAGTGTTGGCGTTTTGACGTTCGATGTGAACGGTGACGCTAATAAGAAAGCCGTCACTTGGAACTTATATGGTCAGcttgtcaaaaaaaaggaactATTCCAAAACGTGGATAAGTTCGTTCGTTACAGAATTGGTCTTATGGAAAAAGGGTTGAGTTTGCTAGACTTTACCAGCGCCGACAATTGCTATATGACCCAAGTCCATGATTACAAGGGCGTTTCTTTGTGGCGAATGGACTCTGACATTAAGAATTGTAGCAAGACAGTTATTggaattttccaaaaatactACCCAGAACTGTTGTATGCAAAGTATTTTGTTAACGTCCCTACTATTTTTGGTTGGGTGTACGAtttgatcaaaaaatttgttgatgaaaGCACTAGAAAGAAGTTTGTGGTGTTGACTGATGGTAACAAGTTGGGTCAATACTTGAAGAACTGCCCACACCAAGACTACGGTGGGAATGACAAGCAAAACAACTTGAACAAGCAAAACGTCGCGAATATCCACCCAACAGAATATGGCCTTTATGTTCTACAAAAGCAGATCATCGAAGACGTCGAGTAATGAATTATCATCGTCATGCTGTAATACTATCCCCCATACATAATTCTATAATAATTAATTTCGCCTTGTATTCAAGTAAATCATCATCCACTGTATTATCGTCTCATCTCTACCTTTTCTTGATGTGACTTAGAAGATACCGTGCAGAGTGAAGGggctttgaaaaatgttcTAGAAGCTGATGGCGATAATAGGGATACATATCGATCAGTTCCGCCTATTTAAACGACAACGGACCGACTATGAAGAAGATCAGAGGTGAAAGTGATAACAGGGAAAGAGAACCagcaagaacaagaacaagaacaagaaggaAAGAATTGGGAAAAATGCTAAGGAAGGGCACTTCAACTATATACACGGCACACAAGAAAAGTAACAGCAGCATACTCAGGAGTCAACGAGACCAAACTAAGGTGGAATCGCTAGTAGAAGAATCACCGATAGGTGATTTTGGGATTCATAATCAACCTACACAACCTGGTGTGATATACTATTTCGTGGAGTTGACAAATTTAGGCATACACGATAACACAAgcagtaataataacaataacaataacaaccATAGCGACGATGAAAACGGTAGTCGATACGGTCAGGGTAGCAGCTTAGGTAGGAACGTCCATTCCCGCCGTTATTCATGAATATAAGCATTATCAAGCCCATGCAGCAATGCTATTAGGGTGTGTGCTGGAAGCCCACAGGCGGATGCAGGGTAGTAACGAATTCATGCAATTCATATCATGCCACTGAGGATAAGACATTATGAAAGGAGAACGGGACCTTGTTAAGTTATAGGTTCCTGTGTAGACAGtgtatattatatatatcataTTTGTATAATAATACAGAGATCTTTGCCTACGTCACACTCTATCCCATCAAGCTTTTTCGCTATTGTCTCAATCAAATTGGTCACCCGGTTTTTCTCGCGCCAAAATTTCCATCTTATGccaaattattgaaaataaaatcaccAATTCTCACCAGAGGTTAGAAGATGTGAGAGAGCCATTTAGAATAAGAAGGCGTTTCGCAAAAGTATTGTAGACAGTAGCATCATGTCAGCAGATCATTCTAGAGATCCATGTCCTATCGTTATATTAAATGATTTCGGTGGTGCCTTTGCCATGGGTGCTATTGGTGGTGTCGTTTGGCATGGGATTAAAGGTTTTAGAAATTCGCCATTAGGTGAACGTGGTTCAGGAGCTGTGAGTGCCATCAAGGCGCGCGCTCCTGTGTTGGGTGGTAACTTTGGTGTGTGGGGTGGTTTGTTCTCTACTTTTGACTGTGCTGTGAAAGCCGTCAGAAAGAGAGAGGATCCATGGAACGCTATCATTGCAGGGTTTTTCACTGGTGGTGCTTTGGCTGTGAGAGGTGGTTGGAGACATACAAGGAACAGTTCTATCACATGCGCCTGTTTGTTGGGTGTGATTGAAGGTGTGGGGCTGATGTTCCAGAGATATAGTGCTTGGCAAGCCAAGCCTATGGCTCCTCCTTTGCCTGAAGCTCCCCCCTCTCAACCTCTTCAAGCTTAGATGATAGAGAGAGAGACTGTATGATTCATTTTCCATAGCCGCTGATGGGATACCCACTCGGCACATTCTTTATTATACGAATGTTGTATTGCACTAACTTCCTTCACTTTTCACTTTATTTCATCCTACCGTAGAGCCACTATTTCTCCCAtcatgtatatattttatataaaaaaataacatgTTCCCTACatctgaaaaataaaaataataggCCAAAAACTGGCATGAATACTTTATAATGTTATTTATTAATTGTAATGACTATACGTatagaaaagattaaaagGCAAAATTCATGTACATGTAATGTAAGAAGAGTACTAAGCCgaaataaagagaaaagaggGGGGAAGAAAGCCAGACAAACAACGATTCATTCTTCGACAATGTGAAGCTTATTAAACTCGTTTGTGGGGCCTTCTTGGACAGAATGAGTGGCAACAAAATCATTCGGAAAGTCGCTTGATATGTTCTCCTTTCTCTTACTGATAGTTCCGATATCAACACTATCAGCGCCACCACTGgaagaatttgaattgTAAACATAGTTATTGTTTACAGCATTATTATAGTGCCTTGTGCCCCCGTGGTCCCTCTGTTGGCCTTTCCCATTATCGTGTTTCTCCGATGGCCCAGGTAGAGACGATCCTGGAGGAAACCATTCTCCTGTAAATTCCTGTTTTGTTATGAATGGATGCAGCATTGCTTGTTGTGGTGTCCACCTTTCTAGCGGGTTTAAATTAAGTACCCCGCCTAGAAAATGAATCAAGCACTCCCTGTTCTGCATTTCTTGATCAATGAGTTCCTGAGAGTTCTGGATGCTTTTAGGATACCTGTAGTTTCGAATAATATCTGGCAActttttccatttgaaATATTGCTTACTTGGCTTTTCTACTATATTGTATTCTCTGCAgaattcttcaatagtTTTTATGCGATGCTTTTGAGTAGATGTTCCACTTTCTTCTAACGTCAACTTTCTCATAAATTTTCCAGAATTTTTGCCCATATCTATCATCCACGATGGCGGATATCCAAGCGTGTCTATTATTCTTGTTAACTGATTATACTCAGAAGCTCCTGGAAAAATCGGTATTCCCAAAAATAACTCTGCAACAATACAACCCAAGGACCACATGTCAATACTGGTCGAATATGGGATTCCCAGTATGATTTCAGGAGCACGATAAAACCTAGACTGAATATACGTGTAAACGGTCCTAGCTTCTTCGCAAGATGAGCCAAAATCGATAATCTTCAACTCCGGCTTATCAGGGGCACAAAGTAAAATATTCTCAGGCTTCAAATCGCAATGAATTAGTTTGCTTTCCTTCAACACGCATAAGGAATCTAATATCTGAGTGGTGAATGTTCTGATAAGTTGTATAGACAGCCCATGAAACTTATTCTGTTTTAACAATTCATACAAATTATTACTTAGTAATTCAAAAACCAAGCATAAATGGTTCTTGTGAACAAACGAGTCATGCATTCTTAAAAAATGGTGTTTATTAGCAGGATCTATCTTCTGGTTTAACAGCTCTAGAATTTTTGCTTCTGTAATACTTTGGGTCAAATACTCTGTTCTTGATTTCACTACTTTTACTGctaaaatttctttagtTAACAAATTTTGACATTTGACCACTTGGCCAAATGTACCTTGTCCCAGAATGTCAAGTACAAGGTACTTTCTATTCTGCTCTACGCCCAAAACATCATTTACATAAAGAATATAGTCACTGTTTATGTTGTCGAACCCTTTGTTACATTTCCCCTCGCTGGGTTTTGTGAGTACTCTCTTAGGGTTTTTAGACGTTTGGTAGGTGAAGTCAGGAGAGCATAAGGAATATGTGGTAATCAAGCTTTTTGTGACACTAATTAAAGGGGAAATTGTCTTAGAATTTAGTGAGGCACGTCTGAACTTTGGAGTTGCATTTGAGACAGGTTGGAGATCATTTTTAGAACTGCAAGGTTGCATCTGAGGGATAGATAACTTTTGGGCCTGTACTTCATCCCTTCGCAACTGCTTAAAAGGAGGCTGTAATGGGGGACTTGTACTCGGAGGATACGCACTAAGTCTTCTGTAGGGTGAAATCACGGGTATTGAACTTGTTCCTTGGTTGGCATTTGAATTGAAGGTAGAAAAATTGGACGAATAATTTGTTGCAGCTAGACTTTGCCTTCTCTGAAATTCTTGACGGTCGTAAAGAGAGGGCACAAACCTGGAACCGAATTGAGAGGGAGGTATGGTGCCCTGCTGGTATGCATGTTGTTGTTGCcgctgttgttgttgttgctgctgatAAGCAGAAGGATACTGGCCACTGCTGTTTCCTGGTAGATTCGTATTAGAGCTCGTGTAAGCAGGATAACTGTCGTACTGGAAAGGGTTTGGAGCAGGTGCTCTAGCCGGAGGTACAACGAGACTAGATTTACGTCGTCTGTAGGCATCTAAACTTTCATTACTGTTTAAATCGTCGTATTGAAGAGGGTAGACCAGGTTTTGTTGAGAATTCgttactttttcttcattccATGGATTAACGAAGCAAAATTGGGAAttctgctgttgttgctgttgctgttgctgtgGATGCCTTTGAGAGCTTTGATTCACATATGATGGATTCCATATACTACTTCCCAAATGGCTATTGTCCTGACTTGCTCTACCTGAGCCCACACTGGCATCACTGTTAGTGGCTACCGTCGGGCTTAGAGAGGCATTTTTATTGCTATTGGTGCTTGTGGAGTCGTTATTATTTGATGTATTcattattctttcaaattagCATGTGAAAATGATAACGGAAAGATTTGCCCTCGTACAATCAGTTCTGCTCTTGATCAAAAACTTCTACTAACCTGTTCCTTCAGTCTACACCCAATATATCAATAAGAATACATGTGCTCTTTCTCTAGCGCTTACACCCAAATCGTTTCCTTATTTATCTGTTTAACATTGCTATTCATTGTTCAGGCCAGAAGGGGTAAATCTGAGGAAGGGGCTCGCCGGGAAAAAGCTGCAGAAGGGGTAGTTAGGTTTATCATGGCACTTGCGCCATTTTAACATTTGTATTAGGTCTTCTCTatattttttgcattttttgtCTTCAAATAATTCTGGCGTTTAGGTTATTTTGACGTATAACGTGATATTTATAGGGTTTGTGTCGTCTTTTTTCACATTTTTGGCGAGTTAGCCACCAAGAATATATACAATGAAACGAAAAAGTTAAGAAAAGAGCGTTAGGTAGGTTTCTGCAATCTAATATTTGAGGTTAAGGACGAGAGTGCATCATTACTCATTTGTAGTAATAACCTATAAGAATATATACAGAAATGAATGTATCTACATCAACATTCCAAACAAGGCGGAGAAGATTGAAGAAAGTggaggaggaagaaaacGCTGCCACTTTGCAATTAGGCCAAGAATTTCAATTGAAACAGATAAACCACCAgggtgaagaagaagaactgaTTGCCTTGAATCTGAGTGAAGCCAGATTAGTAATCAAAGAAGCTCTAATAGAACGTAGGAGAGCATTTAAGAGATCACAAAAGAAACATAAGAAGAAGCACCTGAAGCATGAAAGCGCCAATGATGAAACTACAGCTGTagaggatgatgatgaggatctggatgaagatgacgtTGATGCcgacgatgatgatttcATGCATTCTGAAACTagagaaaaggaattggagTCTATCGATGTTCTATTAGAACAAACCACGGGAGGAAATAATaaggatttgaaaaatacgaTGCAGTACTTGACAAATTTCTCTCGATTTAGAGACCAGGAAACCGTTGGAGCAGTTATACAACTTCTGAAAAGTACTGGATTACATCCGTTTGAAGTGGCACAACTGGGTTCTTTGGCCTGTGACACGGCTGATGAAGCGAAGACTTTGATTCCGAGTTTAAACAATAAGATATCCGATGACGAGTTGGAGAGGATATTGAAGGAGTTATCAAATTTAGAAACTCTTTATTAAAGTGATGTATATATACGTGTGTGTAAGTAgtattgattttctttctctacGATTTAAACTATCTAGCGCTAAGAGAAAAGACTAAACCTGAGGTTGCTcttccttcaaaaaatatttgcCGCTGCCGTTTTTCCACCATCTCATCAAACAACTATGGGGTGCTATATCTATGACGCTCTCGTCATCACTTTGACATCTACAACGCTGATCGAGCCTAACTGCATATGATGCCGGACAGGTACCAAATGGTGAGTGGAAATAGCCAAGTTCATCAAAATGAATGATTTCATCAGGTTTCAGTAACAAGGAGACACCAATTGAGTGAACAGGAGCATCCCCCCATCTCTCGTAATAAAACCCGCCTTTGATGTCCaaagattcaaaaaatttcttgtatTCGTCACCTctgaagaaattcaagtcaccaatctcaaaatttgacCAGAAATGGCATAAGTTGTAGTTGGAGTTTGCTTCAATAATGGGGTAGTGCTTACCGACTAGTCCTGAATCAGTCAAAAATGCATACGCACTTTCCTCTTTAGGTAAAATTGTCCCTTCGTTAGTTTCCAAATACTTCTCTACTGCATCCCATAAGGTCGGTATAGTTTCTTCGTATTCATATAACGAAATCACAAAGCCATATTTTTTGCCCTTCAGCCTCATAATCCTAAATGGATCGTACGGGAAATCACAGTAATATTTGACATTGGGTTCTACTCTAAAATAATAGTCATAATCGTCCAATATTGACTGCTTGAAAAAGAACCCGGAATTGAACCTGCACATGTTTCTATATGATTTGGATCCCCCATACAAGACTCCATCATCCTCCATCTCACGTAgtctttcttcaaagaaggTTTCGTTTATCCATGTCGGCCGATTCCAGTCTTCTGGTGGAATTAAGGCATACTGGGCTTTCCCACTTGCCATTGCTGTAGTAGCTTCGATAAAATCTTGATCGAAGGGAACGTCATTCAGGAAAGTCCAATCGTAGTgatatttattattaaacCTGTCTTCTAGGGATCTCATCGAATCCAGTGCGCCTTCTAACTCCGAATTTCTCACCAACATTAATATTGTCGCATTCTCCCTTGGATAAACATGATTGAAATCATCTTGTCTTGTATAATTTAGGGCGTTCTCATCATAGCTATTACGAGAAAGTTTTAAATGCGGAAAATAATGTCTTCTTCGACTTGAGTcatacttttcttttgctttttgaGAATCGATAGTATACgaattatcaatattctGATATTTTCGTATGAGAAGTAACtctttgcaaaaaatataaatcaaaAGAGTCCATATTGGCAAGAATATGCCAAGGACGTATAGCGAGCCTCTTTTTGCCATTTACCGGTTTATGATGATATACTTTTTAATTCTTATAGCGACCTTTGAGCATTGGGTTAGGAATCGTGTGAAAAAGTAATGTGAGTTACTTCTGTAGGGAGGCAATAAGAAAGCTTAGTGTTTGGCTTCTAACTTTCGTTTATTCAGAAAAGCgtggaaatttttgaagtgaAGAGTTAAATATCTAGTTGTTGCTCACCCaggaaaagcaaaaaaaagcttctgggtaaaaaaaactttacAGCAAGTGCAGCTGATGAAGAATCAAACAAATACATTCAAAGCATTTTTTAGCccaaaatattaaaagaaTAATCAGAAAATTATTTAGTTATTGTACatattatatattcaaatatttATTACGATAAATCCctaacaaaaaaatacgaTAAAAGGataatcaataataaaaagaaatatgggcaaaataatatcatataAGGGGAACACAGTTaggagaaaagaaaggtaGTATGGTtgtgaatttcttttcatagAGATCAGTTCAACAATGTAGCAATGTCGGATGGCAATTCTTCGATTTGAGTGGAGTAGAACTTTTCTAGTTCTCTCATAGCGCCAACATCTTCGTTAGTGACAAAGTTGATAGCAACACCCTTTCTACCGAAACGACCACCTCTACCAATTCTGTGGATGTAGTTCTCCTTATTAGCTGGTAAATCGTAGTTAATAACCAATGAAACTTGTTGGACATCAATACCTCTTGCCAACAAATCGGTGGAGATCAAGATTCTGGAAGAACCACTTCTGAATTCCTTCATAATGGTATctctttcttgttgtgGTAAGTCAGAATAGATGGCAGAAACGGTAAATTTGTCGTCTCTCAACTTAGTGGTCAATTCTTCAACCTTTCTTCTAGTGTTACAGAAGATAACGGCTTGAGTGACGGAAATAGAGTCGTATAAATCTGTCAAACATTCGTATTTGtaatcttcttcttcgacATTCACGTAAAATTGTTTGATACCTTCCAAAGTCAATTCATCCTTCTTGACCAAAATTCTGACTGGGTTTCTCATAAATTTGGTGGTGACTTCCAAGACATCATTTGGCATGGTAGCAGATAAAAGAACAACTTGAGTAGTTGGAGGAAGTAAGGTGAAAATTTGGTAGATTTGTTCCTTGAAACCAGAAGACAACATTTCATCGGCTTCATCTAAGATGAACATCTTGATCTTGTCAGTTCTGAATCTACGTCTTTGGATGTTGTCGAAAACACGACCTGGGGTACCAACGACAATTTGAGCATCTCTCAAACCTTCAGCATCTTCAACAAAGGAAGTACCACCGATACAAGCGTGGACCTTGATGTCCATGTGGAAGGCCAAAGCCATGACAACTTTTTGGATTTGCAAAGCCAATTCTCTAGTTGGGGCCAACATCAAAGCTTGAGGAGCCTTGACTGAGGTATCAATTCTTTGCAAAGCAGCAATGGAAAAGGTACCAGTCTTACCAGTACCAGACTGAGCTTGAGCCAAGACATCGTGACCTTCGATAATAGGCATAATAGCACGTTGTTGAATGGCAGATGGTTCTTCGAAACCGTAACCAAAAACACCTCTCAACAAGTTTTCGTCCAATTCCATATCATCGAACTTGTAGACAACTTTGTCATAGTTGGTTTGGATTTGGGACTCTTCAATATCAGTAATACCTTCAGACATATTGCAGTTACTATTTATTAGTTTCTTGTACACACCAGTCTTTATGTTTACCgaaccttttttttttatgttaaACGTTAGGATCTGCTGCTTTCCTCTCCTTGTGATgagatttcttttatatatgatgctgaaaaaaaaaataaaaaaaaatcgaaaaaaagaaagatacGCAAAACTAAAACGCATTCACCCGGCCTTTTGCCTTCGTCTGGCGTGACGATGATGTAGATAGTATATATTACGTAAAGAAGTATTGTGCAATGAATAATAGCGAAGGAGAGCCAGCTTCAAGTGTCGGACCTTGGAAATGCTCTTTGGACGCGGTCTAAATAGTTTGTGGTTTCCCAGTCAAATTTAAAGGCAGATTGCGGTTCAGAAATTGGGGTTTCAAGATTACCTTTTGCTGTATCTTTCTTTGAGGAAACGATACGTTTTGTTTGGATAACTTCGAGATTAACCtggtttttattttccctTGTACTTTGATTTAACAATGTTCTGAGACAAGGAGATTCGTGGTGAAAATTTGTGTCCGTTTCGATATTGCCCAGTTGCAAGTGGGAGAAGTGGTCCCCTAAGTGGTATTCATTGTAAAGATCACACTGTGTAGATCTCCACTGTTGGAAATAGCCATTCTCGTAGTCAATAGTAGTATGTGACCATGGCTTGGACGTTCCAATGAAATGAATGAGTTTGATGTGctgttggaaaaaaaatatggcGGGTGAAGATTGGTATCCGTAATTAGGCATGGTTACGTTGTAAATAAAGGGAAGACGTATCCACTCCATAAGAGGGGATATCTTGTgcaaaatttctttactaTAATTGCAAATAggattgaaaaattgattgAAGATTCCTTGATCAGCACCATCAATTGATACggttttcatcaaaaaatcttgTAAACTCCTTGCCATTTCCAAATCTGGAACCAAAAGCAGTACTCCGGTATTGAACATGTCAGGCCATCCAATATCTGGGGCAGCAGCAATCTGGAACCTTGTTTGTTCCGGATATAATTGCAGGATTTTAAAAAACTCTTTGTCTAGTGGCAAAGTATCTGCAtccaaaaacaaaaccTTATCGAACTGCACCAATTCCCATAGTCTGGCTTTAAGTAAAGTATGAGATAGCTCAGGTCTTTTCAATAGCTCAAGATTTGCCTTATTGTTCTTCACGCACTTCTCCTGATCTTTTAGCGGTTCAATGATAATGATTTCCTTAAAGAGGCTCCTTATCAAAGTTACTTCCTGGGTACAAAAGCCATCGAACAAACCTCTTGTTACGAGTAGACATACGgtgatttcaaattctaCTACAGCCTTCTTCAGGAGTCTTTGTAACTGATACGCTAAAGTCAATGCACCAGGTAAATAGTCCTGTGAATACAATAACGTGCAAATAGCAATTTTACCAGCCATTAATACGTAACAAAGTTAACTTCTAACAAACGCCTAATATGGCGTTCTGTATCAGTgggtatttttttacaagTGAATGCTTTATCCTTGGCCTTTTCCCCTCGTCCTTATATGTCATAGAAATGTAAACAAAACCCTTAACCGTTACCGCGCGGTGACGAATcaatttgattttgtttcGAGATGGTCATTTCAAGGATAACAAAGTCAAACTTAAATCGCATCAGCGCATCATCTAATATATTTTACTCTCTGGTgccttttgtttttaaaatgttcttttattaatatATTTGTTGCATGTACGTAAAGTTATATCTAAATTAAAAACTGATAATATAacagaaataaaaatgcaGGAAAAACATGGCGAAAAACACGTCTCCTCCTCTTGTTATTTAATAATTATGTTCTTAACGAGAGTAAGACCAAACGTTCTTCAACAAACCATCGTTTTGAGCCAAACGGTTCAAAGAATCATCAGATTCACCTCTGGATCTGACGTAACCAGACAAAGCGTAGGTGACGTATTCACCTGGGATGGCACGgccttcttcatcaaccTTGGCAACGTTGATTTGAACAGAAGCATGGTCATCGGCTTTGATGATTCTGTTGGTAGCAG comes from the Saccharomyces mikatae IFO 1815 strain IFO1815 genome assembly, chromosome: 10 genome and includes:
- the IDS2 gene encoding Ids2p (similar to Saccharomyces cerevisiae IDS2 (YJL146W); ancestral locus Anc_1.204); protein product: MDNQQESISEDITGDLAAAVRKSWSESQDNPLLLNFNNSPIGTPTDRYSPEPVMMEGNAMNPPSLVRESAQQQQRRYASSQSREKSDQQQQDYQLFKHHYSLGQETRESVSDILNDLTLGSPEPSERISPIGQPSVDIPPLTTRRSSIQDVQWIRHLLNPRSSFSGASANEPTSPPDDFLNQSRAWITILHDSSAESLQAVIVLAESLKNVSSQYNLWVLHSSDVNAFQLTQIGIKTLIIDEYINLFLNFGSGSGFSGSTQATETKDELNFKWCKLFLFFSLIDRFELICYLSPTCLVLKNIDELLESTEVSDEIDNETCVLLSNRVNHINGDLSSIEQDQNPGNYDEDPQIIILKPNRAVAMCIKEYFTIYGNDESKRSMFHQMNDLQIMKALFGDKWGYIDSGGYCAIPMTSIPAANLSYKIVEFKILKPWERQNYITAGQHPESIMNKWLDLWRDFLNQAN
- the SFH5 gene encoding Sfh5p (similar to Saccharomyces cerevisiae SFH5 (YJL145W); ancestral locus Anc_1.205), with translation MNFDNDSQKQVFDKLKKAIPGIIKEKCAGYDELYGYKLNSQGPTAEEVEKYYDGKIADCLIYKLCKAYQFEYSTIVQNLVDILNWRKKFNPLSCAYKEVHNTELQSVGVLTFDVNGDANKKAVTWNLYGQLVKKKELFQNVDKFVRYRIGLMEKGLSLLDFTSADNCYMTQVHDYKGVSLWRMDSDIKNCSKTVIGIFQKYYPELLYAKYFVNVPTIFGWVYDLIKKFVDESTRKKFVVLTDGNKLGQYLKNCPHQDYGGNDKQNNLNKQNVANIHPTEYGLYVLQKQIIEDVE
- the ROQ1 gene encoding Roq1p (similar to Saccharomyces cerevisiae YJL144W; ancestral locus Anc_1.205b), producing the protein MLRKGTSTIYTAHKKSNSSILRSQRDQTKVESLVEESPIGDFGIHNQPTQPGVIYYFVELTNLGIHDNTSSNNNNNNNNHSDDENGSRYGQGSSLGRNVHSRRYS
- the TIM17 gene encoding protein transporter TIM17 (similar to Saccharomyces cerevisiae TIM17 (YJL143W); ancestral locus Anc_1.206) gives rise to the protein MSADHSRDPCPIVILNDFGGAFAMGAIGGVVWHGIKGFRNSPLGERGSGAVSAIKARAPVLGGNFGVWGGLFSTFDCAVKAVRKREDPWNAIIAGFFTGGALAVRGGWRHTRNSSITCACLLGVIEGVGLMFQRYSAWQAKPMAPPLPEAPPSQPLQA
- the YAK1 gene encoding serine/threonine protein kinase YAK1 (similar to Saccharomyces cerevisiae YAK1 (YJL141C); ancestral locus Anc_1.207), whose product is MNTSNNNDSTSTNSNKNASLSPTVATNSDASVGSGRASQDNSHLGSSIWNPSYVNQSSQRHPQQQQQQQQQNSQFCFVNPWNEEKVTNSQQNLVYPLQYDDLNSNESLDAYRRRKSSLVVPPARAPAPNPFQYDSYPAYTSSNTNLPGNSSGQYPSAYQQQQQQQRQQQHAYQQGTIPPSQFGSRFVPSLYDRQEFQRRQSLAATNYSSNFSTFNSNANQGTSSIPVISPYRRLSAYPPSTSPPLQPPFKQLRRDEVQAQKLSIPQMQPCSSKNDLQPVSNATPKFRRASLNSKTISPLISVTKSLITTYSLCSPDFTYQTSKNPKRVLTKPSEGKCNKGFDNINSDYILYVNDVLGVEQNRKYLVLDILGQGTFGQVVKCQNLLTKEILAVKVVKSRTEYLTQSITEAKILELLNQKIDPANKHHFLRMHDSFVHKNHLCLVFELLSNNLYELLKQNKFHGLSIQLIRTFTTQILDSLCVLKESKLIHCDLKPENILLCAPDKPELKIIDFGSSCEEARTVYTYIQSRFYRAPEIILGIPYSTSIDMWSLGCIVAELFLGIPIFPGASEYNQLTRIIDTLGYPPSWMIDMGKNSGKFMRKLTLEESGTSTQKHRIKTIEEFCREYNIVEKPSKQYFKWKKLPDIIRNYRYPKSIQNSQELIDQEMQNRECLIHFLGGVLNLNPLERWTPQQAMLHPFITKQEFTGEWFPPGSSLPGPSEKHDNGKGQQRDHGGTRHYNNAVNNNYVYNSNSSSGGADSVDIGTISKRKENISSDFPNDFVATHSVQEGPTNEFNKLHIVEE